The proteins below are encoded in one region of Syntrophotalea carbinolica DSM 2380:
- a CDS encoding RNA-binding S4 domain-containing protein produces the protein MEEFDLQGREFVELNNLLKLTGWCSSGGVAKMIIAEGCVTVDGQVELRKRCKIRQGQIVEFEGQQVTVV, from the coding sequence ATGGAAGAATTCGACCTGCAAGGACGCGAGTTCGTCGAGCTGAACAACCTGTTGAAACTGACCGGCTGGTGCTCCAGCGGCGGGGTCGCTAAAATGATAATCGCCGAGGGGTGCGTCACCGTGGACGGCCAGGTGGAACTGCGCAAACGATGCAAAATCCGCCAGGGCCAGATTGTCGAATTCGAAGGGCAGCAGGTCACGGTTGTCTAA
- a CDS encoding class I SAM-dependent methyltransferase: MVKSDWNTDVVNARIMNRSDKQRYAAGSPDPREVDAYAGCLPGDSTLGVVLGMTPELRNMAARHCKKLISVDHSEAAIATYEDWLAPALRHKEQVVHGDWNTLGSVLQEPPDFILGDGIFGNVVPLDGYSDLLCSIRSTLSRNGCFVTRHCLMPGAVLDNPDHRLELLEKFRRNLIDEAGFGLSMRLQGYVDIAYDRSNFVLDNAKLFSAVDKDRESGLISVSEYHIIRRYLFSGLNTLPTERVWEGLLSGAGFRFERLNCQGKYWYDYYPIYACRPF; encoded by the coding sequence ATGGTAAAAAGCGATTGGAACACCGATGTCGTCAATGCGCGAATTATGAACCGGTCTGATAAACAACGCTATGCCGCGGGCTCTCCCGACCCCCGGGAGGTCGATGCGTATGCCGGCTGTTTGCCCGGCGACAGCACGCTCGGCGTTGTTCTGGGCATGACGCCGGAGTTGCGAAATATGGCGGCAAGGCACTGCAAAAAGTTGATTTCCGTCGATCACAGCGAGGCGGCCATTGCCACCTACGAAGATTGGCTGGCACCCGCGTTGAGGCACAAGGAGCAAGTGGTTCACGGGGATTGGAATACCCTGGGGAGCGTATTGCAGGAACCGCCGGATTTCATTCTCGGGGACGGTATTTTCGGCAATGTCGTTCCCCTCGACGGCTATTCGGATCTGCTTTGCTCGATAAGATCGACCTTGTCACGCAACGGTTGTTTTGTTACGCGTCATTGCCTGATGCCCGGGGCGGTTCTGGACAATCCGGATCACCGTCTCGAACTGCTCGAAAAATTTCGCCGGAACCTGATCGACGAAGCCGGATTCGGTTTGAGCATGCGCTTGCAGGGGTATGTCGATATTGCTTACGACAGAAGCAACTTTGTGCTTGATAACGCAAAACTTTTTTCGGCCGTCGATAAGGATCGTGAATCCGGCCTGATTTCTGTTTCCGAATATCACATCATCCGGCGTTACCTTTTTAGCGGTTTGAATACCCTACCTACCGAAAGGGTGTGGGAAGGGTTGTTGAGTGGGGCCGGTTTCAGGTTTGAGCGACTGAACTGCCAGGGAAAATATTGGTATGATTATTATCCGATATATGCCTGCCGCCCCTTCTGA
- a CDS encoding LysR family transcriptional regulator: MNLSQLRYVKAVAETESFTQAAEQCFVTQPTLSNGIAQLEEEFEERLFTRTTRTVSLTPFGEHLLPFVVNVLTAQSKLLHEARNFVHPAQKTVRIGISPLLRSGWLAPMLEIFHKAHPEIEVVLHEQNMADLYHVLDEELLDFVFGVADTRKTSWNGTFLYREPLYYIPRGSQIIEGKSTVKLEDIADETFVMVPNVCGLAKATRALFRSNRRKLKEYSGEALSYLVLEEWASLGLGSAILPKSKLQSSESKAILLTDKTGRELTLEFEAIWLNTRQQPACLQQFAEFLQDYNQR; encoded by the coding sequence ATGAACCTAAGCCAGCTGCGCTATGTCAAAGCGGTCGCAGAAACCGAATCCTTCACCCAGGCTGCAGAGCAGTGTTTTGTGACGCAACCCACCCTGTCTAACGGCATTGCCCAGCTTGAGGAAGAATTTGAAGAACGGCTATTTACCCGGACAACGCGAACTGTATCACTGACTCCTTTTGGAGAACATCTGCTGCCATTTGTCGTTAATGTTCTGACCGCCCAGTCAAAGCTGTTGCATGAAGCAAGAAACTTTGTTCATCCGGCTCAGAAAACTGTGCGTATCGGCATCTCCCCATTGCTGCGCAGTGGATGGCTAGCACCAATGTTAGAAATATTCCATAAGGCTCACCCTGAAATCGAGGTGGTCCTCCATGAACAGAATATGGCCGATCTCTATCACGTGCTTGATGAAGAACTGCTGGATTTTGTCTTCGGTGTCGCCGACACACGCAAAACCTCATGGAACGGCACATTTCTCTATCGTGAGCCGCTCTATTACATCCCACGTGGGAGTCAAATCATCGAAGGGAAGTCGACGGTCAAGCTGGAAGATATCGCCGACGAAACCTTCGTCATGGTACCAAACGTCTGCGGCCTGGCAAAGGCAACCCGCGCCTTGTTCCGCAGCAATAGACGGAAGCTGAAAGAGTATTCCGGTGAGGCCTTAAGCTATCTGGTTCTCGAAGAATGGGCTTCATTAGGCCTTGGATCAGCCATTCTGCCCAAATCAAAACTCCAATCCTCAGAAAGTAAAGCCATTTTGCTCACCGACAAGACAGGCAGGGAACTGACTCTTGAATTCGAGGCGATCTGGCTGAATACCCGACAACAGCCTGCTTGCCTGCAACAGTTTGCTGAATTCCTTCAGGATTACAACCAAAGGTGA
- a CDS encoding radical SAM protein, giving the protein MQFTEPLFRPPMEVNSVLVRGTQGCTYNKCNFCYMAQGYDFMKASPEHMESELLAQKHSHGSASNIFIIGCNPLSLPQAILLEYAGLIQKHYPRFTRISMHSRVDDIERKSDKELKLLQCAGFGHLYVGTENGNEEALRKMNKGHGVQKSREQLRRLDAAGIKYTCQYIIGMAGKGMGVRSGLATAKFINSVHAERVMSTGLTVFPGSRLQEIVARGEFVESSEREKIEEMLVFFENLTADIFFEGIHYLNPLHFRFQTGYEKARYETIEEIKRILNSYSEDQLEKAINRKEMRSL; this is encoded by the coding sequence ATGCAATTTACGGAACCTTTATTTCGTCCGCCCATGGAAGTTAACTCGGTCCTGGTTCGGGGTACCCAAGGCTGCACCTATAACAAGTGCAATTTCTGCTATATGGCTCAAGGCTATGATTTTATGAAGGCCTCCCCGGAGCATATGGAAAGTGAACTGCTGGCACAGAAGCATAGTCACGGTTCCGCATCAAATATTTTTATTATCGGTTGCAATCCATTGTCCTTGCCGCAAGCAATCCTCCTTGAGTATGCCGGATTGATACAGAAACACTATCCTCGTTTCACCAGGATCAGTATGCATTCCCGAGTCGATGATATTGAAAGAAAGTCGGACAAAGAACTGAAACTGTTACAGTGTGCAGGGTTTGGCCATCTCTATGTCGGTACGGAAAACGGCAACGAAGAAGCTTTGCGAAAAATGAACAAAGGACACGGTGTGCAAAAATCCCGTGAGCAACTCCGGCGTTTGGATGCTGCCGGCATAAAGTACACCTGCCAGTACATCATCGGTATGGCAGGGAAGGGGATGGGAGTAAGAAGTGGTTTGGCAACGGCAAAATTCATAAATTCGGTCCACGCAGAACGGGTCATGTCAACAGGTCTGACCGTCTTTCCCGGATCACGCCTGCAGGAGATTGTCGCACGTGGCGAATTTGTCGAATCTTCGGAAAGAGAGAAGATTGAAGAGATGCTGGTTTTCTTTGAAAATCTGACAGCCGACATTTTTTTTGAAGGAATCCATTATCTGAATCCGCTACATTTCCGTTTTCAGACTGGTTATGAAAAAGCCAGATACGAAACAATCGAGGAAATCAAACGAATACTCAATTCTTACTCAGAAGATCAACTCGAAAAAGCGATCAACAGAAAAGAGATGCGATCCCTGTAA
- a CDS encoding transposase produces the protein MPRQARIDAPGALHHIICRGMERQAIFRDDVDRGDFVSRLSTILLETSTPCFAWALIPNHFHLLLQTGKAPIAHVMRRLLTGYSVKFNRRHHRHGHLFQNRYKSILCQEEPYLLELVRYLHLNPLRAGLVSTLEELAEFPFCGHGCLLGRRASSWQAVDQVLERFGKRVTVARKQYLSFIAAGIEQGRRFDLIGGDLVRSAGGWQKLASLRKEEPQLKSDERILGDSEFVESVLRNADEKLERCRRWDIDLKELVQIVADKLEVGSEDIRSGDKRPKRVAARSILCFWAVKELGCSTMEIAGLLGITQSAVSRSVQRGQKLAREKGWRLAEWVNA, from the coding sequence ATGCCACGTCAAGCTCGCATAGATGCACCAGGTGCGCTCCATCATATCATTTGTCGCGGCATGGAGCGCCAAGCGATCTTTCGCGATGATGTTGACCGGGGTGACTTTGTATCACGTTTGTCGACAATCCTTTTAGAAACATCCACCCCATGTTTTGCCTGGGCGCTGATCCCTAACCATTTTCACCTGTTGTTGCAAACGGGGAAAGCGCCGATTGCTCATGTCATGCGCCGATTATTGACGGGTTACAGTGTTAAATTTAATCGTCGCCATCATCGACATGGGCACCTATTCCAGAATCGTTACAAGTCCATATTGTGTCAGGAAGAACCTTACCTTCTGGAGTTGGTTCGTTATCTTCATCTTAACCCATTGCGTGCCGGCTTGGTGTCAACTTTGGAAGAATTGGCCGAGTTCCCCTTTTGCGGACACGGCTGCTTACTGGGGCGTCGTGCCAGCAGCTGGCAGGCCGTCGACCAGGTTCTGGAGCGTTTTGGCAAGCGAGTGACTGTTGCCCGAAAACAATATCTGAGTTTTATTGCTGCGGGTATTGAGCAAGGACGTCGCTTCGATCTTATCGGTGGCGACCTGGTTCGCAGTGCGGGCGGTTGGCAAAAATTGGCATCCCTGCGAAAAGAGGAACCGCAACTGAAAAGCGATGAACGCATCCTCGGAGACAGCGAGTTCGTTGAGTCTGTATTGCGAAACGCGGATGAGAAATTGGAAAGATGCCGACGCTGGGATATCGACCTGAAAGAGCTTGTGCAAATAGTTGCTGATAAGCTTGAGGTCGGTTCCGAGGATATTCGGTCGGGAGATAAGCGACCAAAACGGGTTGCGGCACGAAGCATACTTTGCTTTTGGGCTGTAAAGGAGTTGGGTTGTTCAACGATGGAGATTGCCGGGCTTTTGGGAATAACTCAATCGGCAGTCAGTAGATCGGTTCAACGTGGACAAAAATTGGCCAGAGAAAAGGGGTGGCGTCTGGCGGAATGGGTAAACGCATAA
- the purB gene encoding adenylosuccinate lyase, whose translation MITAISPLDGRYASKVTELTECFSEYALLRNRVKVEVLWLLALCAEPGIAECRAVTAEEEQTLRAIVDDFTPEEAQKVKKIEAVTNHDVKAVEYYLKEKIAGTSLEELSEFLHFACTSEDINNLSHALMLKDGLEALTPLQAEIIDFLKNLADQFKAVPMLARTHGQTASPTTIGKELAVFVARLQKQSKNIAQVEILGKLNGAVGNFNAHLSAYPKVDWPALAKKVIETELGLTQNMFTTQIEPHDYMAEMFDALARWNTILTDLNRDIWTYISMAYFGQKTIAGEVGSSTMPHKVNPIDFENSEGNCGLANAIFNHLSAKLPISRLQRDLTDSTVLRNMGVGFGYSMIAYRSTLKGLGKLKLNEHKLAGDLDHAWEVLAEPIQTVMRKAGIEKPYEKLKELTRGHAIDRDTIRTFVEGLELADEDKQRLLDMTPGSYTGMAEKIAELLD comes from the coding sequence ATGATTACGGCTATCAGCCCGCTGGACGGGCGTTATGCATCGAAGGTTACGGAACTGACCGAGTGCTTTTCGGAATATGCGCTGCTGCGCAATCGCGTAAAGGTGGAAGTGTTGTGGTTGCTGGCGCTATGCGCCGAGCCGGGGATTGCGGAATGCCGGGCGGTTACAGCCGAAGAGGAACAGACCCTGCGTGCCATTGTGGATGACTTCACTCCAGAAGAAGCGCAGAAAGTGAAAAAGATCGAGGCGGTGACCAACCACGATGTCAAAGCGGTGGAGTACTACCTTAAGGAAAAAATCGCCGGCACCTCGCTGGAGGAACTGTCGGAGTTCCTGCATTTCGCCTGCACCTCCGAAGATATCAACAACCTCTCCCACGCCCTGATGCTCAAGGACGGTCTGGAAGCCCTCACCCCCCTGCAGGCTGAAATCATCGATTTCCTGAAAAACCTGGCCGACCAATTTAAAGCGGTGCCGATGCTTGCCCGTACCCATGGCCAGACCGCTTCGCCGACAACCATTGGCAAAGAACTGGCGGTGTTCGTGGCACGCCTGCAGAAGCAGAGCAAGAACATCGCGCAGGTGGAGATCCTCGGCAAGCTCAACGGTGCCGTGGGCAACTTCAACGCCCACCTGTCCGCGTATCCAAAGGTCGACTGGCCGGCCCTTGCCAAAAAAGTCATCGAAACCGAACTGGGGCTGACGCAGAACATGTTCACCACCCAGATCGAACCTCATGATTACATGGCCGAGATGTTCGACGCCCTGGCGCGCTGGAACACCATCCTCACCGACCTTAACCGCGACATCTGGACCTACATCTCCATGGCCTATTTCGGCCAGAAGACCATCGCCGGCGAAGTCGGTTCCTCGACCATGCCGCACAAGGTCAATCCCATCGATTTCGAAAACTCGGAAGGCAACTGCGGGCTGGCCAACGCCATCTTCAACCACCTGTCGGCCAAGCTGCCGATCTCGCGGTTGCAGCGCGACCTGACCGACTCGACGGTGCTGCGCAACATGGGTGTGGGCTTCGGCTACAGCATGATCGCCTACCGCTCGACCCTCAAGGGGCTGGGCAAGCTCAAGCTCAACGAGCACAAGCTGGCCGGCGATCTGGACCACGCCTGGGAAGTCTTGGCCGAACCGATTCAGACCGTGATGCGCAAGGCCGGCATCGAAAAGCCCTACGAAAAGCTCAAGGAACTGACCCGTGGCCATGCCATCGACCGCGATACGATCCGCACTTTTGTCGAAGGGCTGGAGCTGGCGGACGAGGACAAACAGCGGCTGCTGGACATGACTCCGGGCAGCTATACCGGCATGGCCGAAAAAATCGCCGAACTGCTGGACTGA
- a CDS encoding CvfB family protein encodes MLEIGRVQSLTIDHIDQRGAWLQADETLVLLPARQVPEESRQGSQVEVFLYLHAGEPMATIRQPFAQVGEFALLRVNQADQSGTFLEWGMEKELLVPFSEQPKRMREGQYHMVRVCLDDQGRCFASGRIDRWLEQDHIVLREGQQVEMVLWQFTDLGAKVIVNHRYGALLYRDEIRPDMQPGDRITGFVKTIRRDGKIDVTLQRGGKAATDKAVETLLDALSKTGFLPLHDHSPADVIRKQLGMSKKTFKKAVGGLYKAGRIELMPNGIKLKKS; translated from the coding sequence ATGTTGGAAATCGGCCGGGTTCAATCCTTGACCATCGACCATATCGATCAACGCGGTGCCTGGCTGCAAGCTGACGAAACGCTGGTACTGCTGCCGGCCCGCCAAGTCCCGGAAGAGTCCCGACAGGGATCCCAGGTCGAGGTGTTTTTATACCTCCACGCCGGCGAGCCCATGGCAACCATCCGCCAGCCCTTTGCACAGGTCGGGGAGTTCGCCCTGTTGAGGGTCAACCAGGCCGACCAGAGCGGGACTTTCCTTGAATGGGGTATGGAGAAGGAACTGCTGGTGCCTTTCAGCGAGCAGCCCAAACGCATGCGCGAGGGACAATACCATATGGTGCGCGTCTGCCTCGACGACCAGGGGCGATGCTTTGCCAGCGGCCGCATCGACCGCTGGCTGGAACAGGACCATATCGTCTTACGGGAAGGTCAACAGGTCGAAATGGTGCTCTGGCAATTCACCGATCTCGGCGCCAAGGTGATCGTCAACCATCGCTATGGGGCGCTGCTGTACAGAGATGAAATTCGCCCCGACATGCAACCCGGCGACCGGATTACGGGCTTTGTCAAAACCATCCGCCGGGACGGCAAGATCGATGTCACCCTGCAACGCGGCGGCAAAGCGGCTACCGACAAGGCGGTGGAAACATTGCTGGATGCTTTGTCGAAAACCGGCTTTTTACCCTTGCACGACCATAGCCCGGCCGATGTCATCCGCAAACAACTGGGCATGAGTAAAAAAACCTTCAAGAAAGCCGTCGGCGGACTCTACAAAGCAGGCCGCATTGAGCTTATGCCCAATGGCATCAAACTGAAAAAAAGCTGA
- a CDS encoding AMP-binding protein — translation MECHNPGTIAMMAAHDMNLDKLVLRRVLHSILRSLVWNKNDWAAEKRLAEDTRAPLAQILPAGTDQELVEIAVRFAGMFGCAGLAGALTPQMSCEEWLECLVAGGALGVADVTFHSSGSTGEPTACPQPLSVLWQEVGELGRLTQDRRRLVSVVPQHHIYGFLFSVLLPAQLGVPTELLPPFPGAGLSEFLREGDLLIAFPAFWKGLASLGLRFPTGVRGVTSTGPCPPQIIEQLRQQGLDAMMEVYGSSETSGVGYRWDQSDAYSLFRFWQPVALQQTSPDALIRHQLNGLMAEPVMLPDEVQWLDERTFRPLRRRDQAVQVAGINVYPQYVVSCLKQHPAVEDCVVRLMRPEEGDRLKAFVVPVDPRQADATLRSALIDWCRQRLKSVEQPRSFTFGTQLPTQGMGKLADW, via the coding sequence ATGGAGTGCCATAACCCTGGGACCATCGCTATGATGGCGGCGCATGACATGAACCTCGATAAGCTGGTCTTGCGCCGCGTGCTGCACAGCATACTGCGCTCTCTGGTGTGGAATAAAAACGATTGGGCCGCCGAAAAGCGACTGGCCGAAGATACCCGTGCGCCGCTGGCGCAGATTCTCCCGGCAGGTACGGATCAGGAGCTGGTCGAGATTGCGGTCCGTTTTGCCGGGATGTTCGGCTGTGCCGGTCTTGCCGGTGCGTTGACGCCGCAGATGAGTTGTGAAGAGTGGCTGGAGTGTCTGGTGGCCGGTGGCGCGCTGGGGGTGGCCGATGTCACTTTCCACAGTTCCGGCTCGACCGGAGAACCGACCGCCTGCCCGCAACCGCTATCGGTGTTGTGGCAGGAGGTGGGCGAGCTGGGAAGGCTGACGCAAGACCGGCGGCGACTGGTCAGTGTCGTACCCCAGCACCATATTTACGGATTTCTGTTCTCGGTGCTGTTGCCTGCCCAATTGGGGGTTCCGACCGAGTTGCTGCCGCCTTTTCCCGGTGCCGGATTATCCGAGTTTCTGCGCGAGGGGGATTTGCTGATCGCCTTTCCCGCATTCTGGAAAGGCCTTGCATCGTTGGGCCTGCGGTTTCCGACCGGGGTGCGGGGGGTGACCTCCACCGGTCCGTGTCCGCCGCAGATCATTGAGCAATTGCGGCAGCAGGGGCTTGACGCGATGATGGAGGTTTACGGATCGTCGGAGACCAGCGGCGTCGGCTATCGTTGGGATCAGTCCGATGCCTACAGTCTGTTCCGCTTCTGGCAGCCGGTCGCTCTGCAACAGACGAGTCCCGATGCCCTCATCCGCCATCAGCTCAATGGACTTATGGCCGAGCCGGTGATGCTCCCCGATGAGGTGCAGTGGCTGGACGAACGCACGTTTCGTCCTTTGCGCCGCCGTGATCAGGCGGTGCAGGTGGCCGGCATCAATGTCTATCCCCAATACGTCGTGTCCTGCCTCAAACAGCACCCCGCGGTTGAGGACTGCGTCGTGCGGTTGATGCGTCCCGAGGAAGGCGATCGTCTCAAGGCTTTTGTGGTGCCTGTCGATCCTCGCCAGGCAGATGCCACCTTGCGCAGCGCTTTGATCGACTGGTGCAGGCAGCGGCTCAAAAGCGTGGAGCAGCCCCGCAGCTTCACCTTCGGCACCCAACTCCCGACCCAGGGGATGGGCAAGCTGGCCGACTGGTAA
- a CDS encoding beta-ketoacyl synthase chain length factor, which produces MRLAIDGLGLVGPFGLGSEALQAAQTVAALPEQADVTELARFFSKRELRRVSHFCRLALLGATLAVEDGGLSGVSKERVGLILATGHGPVATTFDFLDSMHEFGAKLASPTAFSTSIHNVAASTISIMSGYTGPCLTVNEFAMSWASALLTAWCWLAESRVDRVLVGAVDEYHPLLAEAARQADCPLTTGEGAVFLALSAAESGRYGLITDVAMGNLAAPAAQPPLPFELPAGQAFALAVALLNGTFAQPLVAEEPDGAWSAITLGPSL; this is translated from the coding sequence ATGAGGCTTGCCATCGATGGTTTGGGACTGGTCGGGCCTTTCGGACTTGGAAGCGAGGCCCTGCAGGCGGCGCAGACCGTAGCGGCCCTGCCGGAGCAGGCCGATGTGACCGAGCTGGCGCGGTTTTTCAGCAAGCGTGAGCTGCGGCGGGTTTCCCATTTTTGCCGTTTGGCGTTATTGGGGGCGACCCTGGCCGTGGAGGATGGCGGTTTGAGCGGCGTCTCCAAGGAACGCGTGGGGCTGATTCTGGCGACGGGTCACGGCCCGGTCGCCACGACCTTCGATTTTCTCGATTCCATGCATGAATTCGGCGCCAAGCTGGCTTCCCCGACGGCTTTTTCCACCTCCATTCACAATGTGGCGGCCTCGACTATTTCCATTATGTCCGGGTACACCGGCCCCTGTCTGACCGTCAACGAGTTTGCCATGTCCTGGGCCTCGGCCCTGCTGACGGCCTGGTGCTGGCTGGCCGAATCCCGCGTGGATCGGGTGCTGGTTGGCGCGGTTGATGAATACCATCCGCTGCTGGCCGAAGCGGCTCGCCAGGCGGATTGTCCGTTGACTACCGGCGAAGGTGCCGTGTTCCTGGCCCTGTCCGCGGCAGAGTCGGGCCGTTACGGCCTGATTACAGACGTGGCCATGGGCAACCTGGCCGCTCCGGCAGCGCAGCCCCCTCTGCCGTTCGAACTGCCCGCCGGCCAGGCCTTTGCCCTTGCCGTGGCACTGCTGAACGGTACCTTTGCTCAGCCGCTGGTAGCCGAAGAGCCCGACGGCGCATGGAGTGCCATAACCCTGGGACCATCGCTATGA